GGTGGGAGCCACATTTGCTCACCTCCAGTCAGCTGGGACCTCGCCAGAGAGCCAGGACTGCTGACAAATGACTGCAAGTGGCTCGGTGAGTGCTACCACCCCCtcagtgtcaccctggtttttctgagttttttagaGCCTTTTGAATGTTCATAcaatggagtcagaccttttagctactgtacaatattagaagcagtttctacctttttctcacagatgtaacataaacaaatcttttgtttttcattctctgtcctttgtttgcatatttctgacctgaaaacaattgtaactgacagttggtctggccactgaggctgaggggtgataactccaaaagccaatcttcagccagacccacaaatgtataaaaagaaataaacaacgaggctctctctccgccctgactcagcttgagctggatcggagaaagtctctgccctgcgaaactTCTCgtctctcgtgtgattgctttgcgtatcacAATCACACCTCAGCACCACTGCGTGGGtcccatccagccccacaggCTTCTGTGTGCCTCACTTGTGTAGAGGTCACTGCCCAGTTCCCCTTGGACCACGGGGCTTCATTGtcctctccatccctgtcctccaGCTCAGGCAGGTGAGTACCCCAAGAACAACTGGTATGAACTGCAGCATCTTTTTTGGGTTCCAAGCGGGATATGTGGGAGCCCTCACCAGGCATGAAAAGGGCTCGAAAGCATGGGTGTTAACAGCAGAGACTGCAGGAATGAGGCTTGGCCGTTTCTCAACAAAGAGGGGCGGCAGAGCACTCATTGTACCTTGCAGCCCTCATGGGCAGGTTCAACCAGCAGCAAAGCCAATATCCTAGATACAGACAGAAACACAGATGCTTGTCTAGGATTTCAGCTTCAGATTTACAAATTTTTAAGCTGTGAGAGAGGACAGGGTAGTCACAACATGCCCCAAAATCTTGGAAAATGGTCCCAGTCAAGTCTGAACTATGTGGAAATGAAGGGGTACAAGgaaggaattaatttaatttaattaggAAATCAGTGTCTTACAATTTGTGAGAGAATGTGCAAAGCAGACTAACAATACAAATGGTGCAGAACTACAACTGGTACAGAATTAAGCCTTGCTGTCTTAATACTGTGTTGCAATTTAGCAGTCAGCCCAGAGCTGACCCCAAAGCAAGGCACGAGTGCAGATCACTCAGTTCTGCCAGAATGAGACCAAAACTCCAGGATCAGCCTGGCCAGAGACATCACATGCCCTGGTGCCTGGAGAGGTGTGGCTATCACAGCCAGACACTGGACTTGCCTGTACGAACTGTTGGAGTTGCTACTGATCCAAAGTGCCTCAGTGTGTTCCTGCCCATTGCCTCTGATGGGGGACCAGTgactgcagccactgctggcacacacagccccttCAATGCCCAGGTAATGCTAAGATTCAGATGGCAGTAAGAGGGCTAACTCCTAAACTGGGGATGCACACAGGGAGATACAGGGGGAAAGCATCGCTCACCCTTTCTGGACGAGGATAAGGGAGTGTCAAAGGGCAGGGCTCCCCTCTTTCATGGCAAAGCATGTGAGCTCACACAAACAGCCCAGCCACCGAGGCCTTAAGCCACAATGTCCTTCAGAGCTGCGGGCAGCTCAGGGAAGACGAAGCGGTACCCGCTCTCCAGGGTGCGCTTTGGCAGCACCCTCTGTCCCTCCAGCAGCATGACCGCCCGCTCTGCCCCGAAGACGGCGCGCACAGCCCAGGCGGGCACCGGCACCAGCGCCGGGCgccccagcgccgccgccaGCTCCTGAGCAAAGCGGCCATTGGAGGTGCCAGGCGAGGAGGGGGCAACGCCGTTGAGGATGCCTCGCACAGACTCCTTCTCCAGGGCGTGGCACAAAATCCCAGACAGGTCCTGAATGTGGATccatgggaagggctggagtCCGGAGCCCATGGGGCCTCCAAGTCCCAGACGGAAAGGCAAGAGCATCTGAGAGATTGCACCACCGTCTCGACCCAGCACTACACCTGTGGGGAGAAGAGAGTGAGACCCAAAGGGCAAAAGCTCCCTTCACACCCAGACCTACAAGCAGGAGAATCCTTAGAGGGCTGGACCACAAGACCCCAACAAGAGAGGCAGAAGAGCCCTTTACCCACCTCTTCCCACTGTTGCCCCAGCAGTAAAGCAGCCACCATTAATAAGCATGATGCCCCATCTCACCTGATCTCACCACAACGCCACGAGTTGGGCTCCCAGGAatgagagctgcagcctcccacGAGCTCACCAGGCGTGAGAAGAAGTCAAAATCCCCTCCTGGACTGTCTTCGGTGTActcagctgtggggctggggcgGTAATAACCTGCAGGGGAACAGCAGAAAGGAGTCAGGGTTGAATGATGACACCAATCCCCCCCTGCCCCATCAGACCATCTTCTCTGCCTCCAGGAGCCCAGaactcctgtgaggaaaggctgagagaattgggattgttcagcctggaaaagagaccTAATTGCAATCTTCCAGCACCTGAaaggagcctacaagaaagagactacaagggcctggagtgccaggacaaggggaaatggcttcaaactgaaaaacagtTTAGACTGGCtattagaaagaaaatctaCCCCGAAGGtggggaggctctggcacaggggagaggctgtggctgtccctggatccctggaagtgtccaagaccaggctggccagggccaggagcaacctgggatagtggaaggtgtccctgcccatggcagggggtggaactggatggtgtTAAAAGCTCCTTCCAACCCGAACCATTCTGGAGTGAGCTCAATCACTCCACCAGGGACACCCTCACATGAACAGCACAAGGGCTCTGACGGCAATGCTTTTGAGCTGCCAATGTGCTCTGCAGGTTCAGTAGGATGCACGAACACTCAGGCagccccaaaacccaaacaggcCTGCAAGCAAGACACTGAACTGGCTGGAAGGTGCCTGCTTTAATATTGGGCCTCACAGAGGATAAACCATGACAGTTTAAAGACTGCAGCAATAAGAAAGTTGGAGATAATGCAGAGGGTTTCAGCTGAGGCCTTACACAAATCGATTCTACAAGGCAAACACAGAAAAGCTTCTGCCCTAATGACACCAAGACAAAGCACAGGGATCCAAATTCCTCTCCAGCAGTACTAAAAATCTTATCAAGGCTTGCCTAAACAGAGTGACATTGATGGCAATAAAGGTGATAATTCAAGGCAACACCCTCCTGAGAAACTGTGTTTCTGTCTGCAGATAAAACCTCTCCGGGTCAGCACGAGTGATGTCCTGGCCAGGCCCAAGCAATACCTACGCCAGTGACGAGGACCCAGGCCCGGGgtggctgctcagcagcagcaatggcTTTGGCCAAGGTCTTCGTGGTCTCCACCCGGCTGCTGATGACCTCCCTGCAGAAGGCATCACCCCATCTaggaaaagggagaagcagGCATTAAACACCTCACAAGGACACCCCAGGAAACGCTGCCACCAAGGGGGACCCCAGCCAACACCAGCTCACAAGCACAGGAGAGGTCACGGGAACTCCCCTCATCCCAAGGAAAAGGGAGGACATGTCATCTTACAGCATAAACACAGGGGAACTTAGGAAGATGGTGACTCTTCACTTCCCTTAAAAGCTTGTGGGGTTTGGAATGCCTTTGGACAAAGTCAGCAAAGGAGCTAGACACTAAAGCGGGCACTCCTCCTAGAAGTCAGACTTTGGTTCTGACTTTGCATTATCAAATGTAGGCACAGCACCCAATGcccttttggaaatgtgaaaccAATTTTTCTGGCCTGCAGCTGTAGATCCAGGAGAGAAACTTTCTTCCAAAGGTCTCTCCAACCCTACCAGGcccacagaaatgaaaatgtcaacAGTTGGTTAACTCAAGAGCTTCCTGGTCATGTTGTTTCCTCCCTTTGCACATTCTCTGACAACAAAGGACTGTCTTGCCCCCACCTTGTCCCAACAGCACTGTGGAACATCAAGTTACCTGCGGAAAGGGTTGAGGACATTTTCCCCAGCCAAGTTGACCACAGCCTCACACAGGGGCAGCCCGGAGCGGGACAGCTCTTCCTAGGCAGGAGTGACAGAGATATCACAGATCAGCCCTCCCCCTCTGCTTAAGTCTTCCCTGCAGATAAGCAGGGCAGGCTCCTAAAAACTTGAGGGCAGGCTCCTAAAAACTTGAGCCAGCCTCTTCCTGACGTTTGCGGACTACAAGCGCGAATGGAGACGGTTTTGCTCCTTGGAGCTCCAGCAGTACCCATTCCAGTGACTGTGACCCATGGAgcacccagcaccccaaaagAACATCCACAGGAGCCAGACCTGCCTTGGTAGGGTCTCTCTATGCCATAGAAAGCCAGAGCATGCAGGCTGGTTTCTCAGCCCTGTCACATTTCCCCTCCGGTTATCGCTCTCGTCTCATACCCAGCTGATCCGGTCCTTGCCCCCTCGTCGCGACACATGGGTGACTTGGTGCCCTCGGCTCCGCAGCAGCTGGGTCAAGGCTCTGCCCACGAAGCCCGTCCCACCACCTGGTGACAGAGACAAACACGGCCGTGTCCCTGCGCCATCACCCCCGGCAGCAGAGGCGCCCCGCGGCCCGTGCCTGGGCGGGCATCACCTGAGCCCCGGCAGCGCACCAAGGCCAGGCCCCATGCCCGGGGGGAGAGGCTCCAACCCAGCGGGCAGCGCCCGCAATCCGGGACCGCCTGCCCCTTCTCCAAAACTCCCTTCTGCTCGCCACTCCCGATCCCTCACGGGCCTCGCACTCACACGGGCACCGCACTCACAGCCCGCACTCGCTCACACGGGTCCCGCACTCACAGCCCAAAGTCGCTCACACGGACCCGCACTCACACGGGTCCCGCACTCACTCACACGGACCCGCACTCACAGCCCGCACTCACTCACACGGGTCCCGCACTCACACGGGTCCCGCACTCACTCACACGGGTCCCGCACTCACTCACACGGATCC
This sequence is a window from Hirundo rustica isolate bHirRus1 chromosome 27, bHirRus1.pri.v3, whole genome shotgun sequence. Protein-coding genes within it:
- the SDR39U1 gene encoding epimerase family protein SDR39U1, giving the protein MRVVVGGGTGFVGRALTQLLRSRGHQVTHVSRRGGKDRISWEELSRSGLPLCEAVVNLAGENVLNPFRRWGDAFCREVISSRVETTKTLAKAIAAAEQPPRAWVLVTGVGYYRPSPTAEYTEDSPGGDFDFFSRLVSSWEAAALIPGSPTRGVVVRSGVVLGRDGGAISQMLLPFRLGLGGPMGSGLQPFPWIHIQDLSGILCHALEKESVRGILNGVAPSSPGTSNGRFAQELAAALGRPALVPVPAWAVRAVFGAERAVMLLEGQRVLPKRTLESGYRFVFPELPAALKDIVA